The nucleotide sequence gggAGTGTTAAGTCAAAAAGGGCTAATTATTTTGAAACGAGGGGTGTACGAAAAAAGtttttaatgcatgcattaaagtTTATTGCAAAGTTAATACCAAAGGTTTCCCATATATTAGTTATGCATAACATAATACACAATAAAGTTGCATTAGTTATATATAGGTTGAAAAAGGTATACCAAATAGGATATTAATAATACGCAGAGTTAATACATGCATTCTTTTTTCTAATGCATCACTCCTATCAAACGACTCCTAAATATATTGAGACAGAGGGATTATTAAAAAGAAGCAATTATATAAGATATGAAGTATCTGCATCTTATCAAGAATATGATATTAAATAGGAAGATATAAAGGTTAAAAGTCATTTAATTTTTCTATCAGTATTGTtacttttattctatcttattcttcaattttaatATTAACTGTTGTTGTCTTTGCTTCAGttatgatattatttgttgtTCATGGAATATACTATCTTCTCCGTCATTATTTTCAGCATGACTAGGGACTTCCCTTCACTGTTGCATAGCTTTACATACttaatttttaatatgatttatttGAGTCAAGATTTATCGAAAataacttttgtaatttcataaaataaaataaggttaACAATGCACACTCATCACCTTCAACTTTTACAAAATTTTGGGGCAAGACACTTTTATCATTGTAAATTGACAAATTTCACTAATCCCACTCATCCAAAAGAAAAGATGAGTACAAttatatactccctctgtttcaaaaggaatgatctacttttctttttaattcgtttaaaaatgaatgattctttttttttgcaatactttaatttcaattttccacgtgacatgtttaggatcacaagattaaatgacatgttggtacatttaacacaactttaatttaaggcctcaacattcaattttttttttattttcttaaactttatgtcaagtcaaagtaggtcggGAGTATATACTTTCTCAAAGTCTTTTACTTTCCCTATCTTCTTGATGAATCCACCACAAAAGcatctgttttttatttttaaataataaaagagaatatattttaatatatattaccTACCTTAGAAACTAATTCAGATTCTCAtaagatatgattaatttttgTCCATTTCACCATACATGTCATAGAATATTTTAACTATTCAACATTACCTAAGTAGAGATTATAATATTGTAAGTGCTAACAACAAAGTATAGTAGTATTCActttgttctaattatatggcaTAGTTTGACTATGAAGTTTTAAGGACAAAATGGGAAggaatattagtagtatatgcCTGATAATATGCTACAAAAATATTCCAAACTCAAGAAACACATTATAGAATTTCTGGATACTTCCacatcaataaagcataaaagTCAATTAGATGCTTTCTTATTATAACATACATCAATTTGCACACTAATAAGATTCACATCAGTAAAGCAGAAAACTTATCAACAATAGCAAAGATAGCATATTGAAATTGTTCTATAAGTGGAGTCTGAGCAGGATAGGATAACAATAACGTACATTtatagtgtattcccacaaaattAGATTTGTGAAGGATAGACTTTACGCCGTTTGTACTACTagctcaaatgtgagatagacaGGTTGTCTCCTAATGTAACAAAGCAGGAGAGAAAAGAAATAATGACaataaataaagcaatatattataataaaaattaaagatcaacAACAGTAATTAGGAATGATGCTTTCTATCTATGATTTCAAACACATAATTATAGATCCATTTGCATTATTAAAGCAACTTACTTTCTTACATAGTGCCCCTAAAGACAAAATTAAGGGATAAGCAGTAATGCTTCCCTTCTCTTCCTTATCCTTTCCCTTATTCCAAAACATTCGGTGTACCGGTCAGTTCggtttaattttatatattattgattcagtttattgaattttgattttcaaatatactaaattaataagatattttttatcgatttttaattCTTAGcggtttaattttttatttgagtaataagaaaatactcataaaataaaaatattagcaactaacataaaaagaaattaaatccTAGTTACAGtcaaaatcctacataatgtgttttaatatACAAGAATCTACATTCTTGAACTGTGTTACCTCAGGAATTGAatatgtttgttaatttgtagaaattaagaaaaatatataataaataatatacatacatatataaaaaaaatcaaaaaaaaccCAATAAGtcaataagaaaaaattgaaatcaaaccattaatccaacaaaaaaatttataacaccgttcaaaaaaatcaataattcaataactcaataataataaataataacatttttaACGATTTGATTTATTGATCGGTCTAATTCTTTTTTACACCctttaaaaacacataaaggtaagaaaaaacattaatttttacatAGAAGGAAtccctttttgttttcttttccaaATATACAGGAGATACATTATCATCACACATAAAGGTaagaaaaaacattaatttttacatAGTTAGGAAtccctttttgttttcttttcccaATATACAGGAGATACATTATCATTACGaataatttttccattttaatttgacatACAGTGTCTTGTACTTTCATTACATCATTTTTTAGACTTCTTTTACTTAAGTCGAGGTGTATTGAAAGCAACCTTTGTACCTCATATTTAAGGTTGTGGTAAGGTGGTGTAAACTCAATCATCCCCAAATCCACTTGATGAAATTATACTAAATATGTTGTTATAATTTAAGTGTGTTACTTTTATTTACACACtcacatgatatatttaaaaatcacaaaaatttaaaagtcttatatttttaattagaaattgAGCctagtaactgataaagttgttgttgGTCACATGTTCAAatcttaaaaatattctttttcagaAATATAAGATGAGGTTGTGtacgataattttttttttaattaaacctCTCCAAACCCTACACATAATGAAAGCTTAATGcattaaacaatttttttttttttacatttttattatgtgttcagtcaAATTACTACACATAAAATGAAATTGATGGAAGAATATGACCACACCTAATGTAGATTGGCAACATGTGTACGTTCTTTGCCTAAAAACTCAAAAGCATATGCTATAAGATCCAAATACAATTTATCTTTGTAGATTCCATTATCACCACTCACACATCAACACAAAACTACAACATCCACCACTCCTTTCTTGATAGGTGCTGAAATGATCAGTACAATCAACTGTACTTTCACTAGTCCCTTTAGCGTTACCCCTTTGAATAGTCAAAAAGACACTCCTCATGacacataaattaagaaaaaaatataaatttaacataattttctatttttatctacctttttaaaagttaattgacTGTCAAATTATAAgtgtaaatttgaaaaaatttatttattttgaaacatcaataaataccccaataattcacttatttcaaAAGAGTACTTGATACgctttaatttgtttgtctttcttttttaatttgattaaaaaaataatactatcttgtttttagttaattttttaatttcatctcTCTACAAACACACCGGGTACATATCTTTAGTTAGTTGTCAGGTCAAAATCAAGATGGACAAATTGAAATGGTGGAGGTATTCCAAAACTCAAGTGCCCTTTtaacttggttttggctttgcaTTTGTGtacttcaactttatttttgcacaattaaagttaaataaatagatatttgcatcttaTATGACGTCTTGCATGGCTAATTTGTATCCTACGTGTGACATCGTACGTATATTGTCACATAAGACGTAGTatatctacttgttcaactttatacaaatttaaatatctatttataaacattcaaaattgaAGATCATAGATGTGAACTGATGTCAAATTAAAGGGCATGCTTATGTATTATGCCCTCAAGAGATACAATGCAGAATGTACGGACACTTCCACATCAATAAAGTTAAGATTAAAGAGATCTTTACACAAATAACCGGCCAAATTCCATCGTTACTCTTCCTAATCACTACACATAGTTTATACTCCGGTTATGTATAGCTAATATACTCTAGTTATACACGATATATACAtagattatacatatattttacattggccaactatttttattttatgcagCTTGGTGGGTGGGATACTTTCAATATGAACAATTCAAGATTCATATCAGTACAGCAGAAATTGCAATTTCTCAGCAACAATTGAGAAAAGATGGTACTTCAAGACACAAATATTATAGAAGATATAATAAAGATCCATAGTAGTACTACGAAAAGAAGCAAACTTTATTAGTACATAAATACATATTGCTTCTCTAAACAAAACTTGAAGGATTAACACACCTAAATCCTTCCTTCTCTTCCTCAACCTTTCATAttccaaaaacacataaaaagtgGGAAAATTATCTAATTATACATAGTTggaaaactctttttttttttttttttcctttcctcaTAATACATAGTAGTAGGAGATTCATTATCCTCATAAGATTCTTCTCCACAACTCAACATTCAAGAACTCAAAAGGAGAAAAATGTTAAAAGAGGGAACCCCCTTGTTGTAGACCCTTGAGTATAGTTATTATTACGTTCCTCGGACACTTCAAAAATGTATTAAGGTGCATGCCGGATTCTTCAAAGGAGGTacatttttgaaggatctgacacgGGTGACACGACAAAGttgaaatttcttcattttcttcctttttcataGTAACCATTCAAATCTTCAAACATACTGGTGCTGGTGACATAGTCTAGTGTATATACAGCAAAAGCTTCTCAGATTAGTACTGCTGGTATTTATAGGACCGTTAGCAAAACCTATGTTACTCGGACGCTTCAAAAATGTTGTCAAAGTAGTGCATTTTGGAGAATCTAACACCGGTACAGAAACAATTTTGGATAGTCTGAGCAACGTAGAGCAAAACCAGTAATCTTGTTCAGTTTAGATCAGCCATTGAACTTGTCTCTCCTCCATTAATCACCCATGGGTGTCCTGAAATtaacaaacaacataaaaattagctcaaattcaccaaaaatcatagTATAAATGAAGggccaaaaagaaaaaaactacttTTTCCCAAATACCCACAATTTTCATAACCAAATACCTCTCAAAAagaatcaaaaactaaaacttaagCTCCAAGACATTCTATAATGCCCCATAGCAACTAAACatcacataaaaaaattcatcttttGTACAACCAAAAAAAACAGGGACAGACCAAAACTAAATAAAACCCAAAGAATTGGGCAAAAGTTAAAGATTCTGAATCTCAACATTCTATCTGTACCACATAAACTAGACAAGACGACAAAGTACAAATCAGAGAAAAGAGTACTTACTGAGTACTTGTTCAGCCGAATATCTTTTAAAAACATCCTTACAAATCATCTTCCTCAACAGATCCTTCGCTTCACTCGAAACAGACCTAAATAACTTCGTAGGAAACCTCAAATTTCCTCGAATAACAGCTTGAAATGTCTCCGTCGGAGTCTCACCGTAGAAAGGTGGAACCCCAGAGAGCATAATATACAGAATAACTCCCATACTCCACACATCCACTTTCTCATTATACTCTTTACCTAACAGCACTTCAGGTGCAACGTAGTACGGTGTGCCAACAACCCCATTCATCACGCTTCCTTCACATCCCACGAACCATTCAGCCGATCCGAAATCAGTTAACTTCACACTACCATTACGGTCGAACAGTATGTTATCCGGCTTCAAATCACGATGAGCAACGCCCATGTGATGACAGTAATGAACAGCTGATGCAACTTGTTTCAGAATCTTAGCAGCTTGTGGCTCACGTAATGATCCAGCAGAAACAAGGTCGTATAAATCGCTGTTGGGACAATAATCCATTACCATATGGAGAAAGTTATCGTCCTCGTAAATCTTATGTAGATGAACAATGTTGTTATGACCAGACACGATTTGGAGGAGCTTAGGCTCTTTAATGAGACATTCACGGTCGATGGAATCTTCGAGGAGATTCTTGTTAATGGTTTTGACGGCGAAGGATTCTCCGGTCACCGGAGATTCACAACGGTAAACGGTGCCAAATTTACCACGGCCAATTTCTTCACAAATTTGGAAATCGTTTTTCAATGTTTGGAACATATTTTAAGGTTTTGTTTGGTTGGTTTCTTTGGGGGGGTTTGGGAAGGGAAAGGAGGTGTATTTATAGAGGAAAAACAGTGAGGAGGGTATTTTTGGCAATAGGAAAATATCGAATATTCGAATAATTTAGAGTCGGTTTTAGTATATTACTTTTTCGATTCATGCTCTCTCCGTCCCATATTACTTGACTCATTGATTTTTTACACaatcttttaaaagaaatttttaaaaatataaattaaattatatgacCTTATTAAACTCAcattaaataagaataaaattgaaaaaaatacttaattttttaaatatgacAACTATTTTGAGTAATATGAGACGAAGaaagtatattttaaaaataataaaaaatataactaaatttgttatcttattttttagttataataaatttaatattttataaattatattgagTATTAAATAGTTATTAATAAgatgaatataaataaataagtacttAATGTGGACAGTTAAAAACAGAGGGTAGGAGTAATTTGGTGGAAGATGGAGAAAGAGAATCTTTTTAATGAGTAGTTAATATTATTTGTGTGTGGTAATAAAAGCTATTCAAGGTTTAGAAGCTCAATTTTTGGGTCTTGTGAGCTGGCAAATAGGATGGGGGTATTTTtggaaatagaaaagaaatagaaTATTCGAATAATTTAGAGGCATGATATAGTTTGGAGGACAGATGgagaaagataattcaataagATGGATTgttcttttatttcctttttattaggGAAAGAATTTCCTTTTTATCAGGGAAAGAATTTCTTTAGAACTAGCAATATTTGTGTAGTTATAAAAGCTAGTCAATAGAGACAGATACCAATTAATTAGGGGTTTCGACAGGGTTGAAGAAGACGTGTAAGACATCAAGTAGTTAGAGCTTCGTTTTTTTAGTgtcttataatttaattttttttttactcattttGAGAAGTCAAGAAGTTGCAAAAAGTTAATACAGAGTCTTTATATTTGATTGTCCGAAATTAAGTGAGCGGTTGACGTTAAAACCTCAACCGAAAATCTTTCATTGTGTTGCATAATATCGATTTTTTCACTTATATCTTTGAAAGCAAAAAGGTTGGTCTTATATCATCTAAttata is from Capsicum annuum cultivar UCD-10X-F1 chromosome 5, UCD10Xv1.1, whole genome shotgun sequence and encodes:
- the LOC107856889 gene encoding phosphoenolpyruvate carboxylase kinase 1, with translation MFQTLKNDFQICEEIGRGKFGTVYRCESPVTGESFAVKTINKNLLEDSIDRECLIKEPKLLQIVSGHNNIVHLHKIYEDDNFLHMVMDYCPNSDLYDLVSAGSLREPQAAKILKQVASAVHYCHHMGVAHRDLKPDNILFDRNGSVKLTDFGSAEWFVGCEGSVMNGVVGTPYYVAPEVLLGKEYNEKVDVWSMGVILYIMLSGVPPFYGETPTETFQAVIRGNLRFPTKLFRSVSSEAKDLLRKMICKDVFKRYSAEQVLRHPWVINGGETSSMADLN